Proteins from a single region of Haloarcula laminariae:
- a CDS encoding toxin-antitoxin system TumE family protein, translating to MASYTTIEDWRDVKDGCVVAVTIRQTDHEKYPCGWDYSLHLGEVGGDTILRYDNAHERQKGHERHTQTDVEYIEFPGMLTLYDRFKQEAEELSPVSWNW from the coding sequence ATGGCGTCCTACACGACAATCGAAGACTGGCGGGATGTGAAAGACGGCTGCGTTGTTGCAGTGACCATCCGACAAACGGACCATGAAAAGTACCCGTGTGGCTGGGACTACAGCCTGCATCTCGGTGAAGTTGGGGGCGATACTATCCTCCGATACGACAACGCTCACGAACGACAGAAAGGACACGAGCGCCACACCCAGACCGATGTCGAATATATCGAGTTCCCTGGGATGCTCACGCTGTACGACCGGTTCAAACAAGAAGCCGAAGAACTGTCACCGGTCTCATGGAATTGGTAA
- a CDS encoding heavy-metal-associated domain-containing protein — MTTTITVEGMTCGHCEQTVEEALEAVSGVNDATADREVEQADVEGDVEVQALVDAVEDAGYTAHA, encoded by the coding sequence ATGACGACAACCATCACCGTCGAGGGGATGACCTGCGGCCACTGTGAACAGACAGTCGAAGAAGCGCTCGAAGCAGTATCAGGCGTTAACGACGCCACGGCCGACCGGGAAGTTGAGCAGGCCGACGTCGAGGGCGACGTCGAGGTTCAGGCCCTCGTGGATGCCGTCGAAGACGCCGGCTACACCGCCCACGCCTGA
- a CDS encoding copper-translocating P-type ATPase — MTDHTDHDPPEEQSPDRSSTAQSEDSVACCRICQLQAASDGDWTGQNPQERTADASEKQVPTEAKEHQHDHSTHADSQERDTHRAEQEIHERTEHGESHEQHKHDGHEEHGGHGEQDGHAGMHTGHEQMFRRRFFVSTALSFPVLLYSPFIQGALGFSAPAFPGSAWVTPVFAVIVFAYGGIPFLQMASPELKDRSPGMMTLISMAITVAFVYSVASLFLPGTTPFFWELVTLIDIMLLGHWIEMRSVRAASGALDELAKLMPDTAERVTESGDTEEVPVSELEEGDVLLVRPGASVPADGEVVEGNSSVDESMITGESLPVDKEPGVEVVAGTVNQDGSLRVRVTKTGDETALAGIMRLVEDAQQSKSKTQLLADRASGWLFYGALGVATITAIAWVLAVGLNIAVLERVVTVLVIACPHALGLAVPLVVAINTSTAAQNGILIRDRIAMEEARNLDTVMFDKTGTLTKGEQGVVSVETADGWSEEEAFEVAAGVEGDSEHMIARAIRTAAKERGVQRASVSNFQNLRGLGVKATAGGETVHLGGPNLLEKLGIELQAEITSFAEEAGSNAQTVIYLVQDESNVVAAFALADVIREESRQTIDALHAMDIEVAMLTGDSEDVARAVSEELGIDQYFAEVLPEEKDTKVEQLQSEGKLVAMVGDGVNDAPALTRADVGIAIGSGTDVAIESGDIILVENNPSDVVRLIKLSKASYRKMQENLVWATGYNVFALPLAAGVLAPIGILLSPAIGAVFMSLSTVIVAINARRLRGVDLS, encoded by the coding sequence ATGACTGACCATACAGACCACGACCCACCGGAGGAACAGTCGCCGGACCGCTCATCTACAGCGCAGTCCGAGGACTCGGTTGCCTGTTGTCGCATCTGTCAACTCCAGGCAGCCAGCGACGGCGACTGGACGGGCCAGAACCCGCAAGAACGCACGGCAGACGCGTCCGAGAAACAGGTACCAACAGAGGCTAAAGAGCATCAGCACGATCACTCGACCCACGCCGACAGTCAAGAGCGGGATACGCACCGGGCCGAACAGGAGATACACGAGCGAACGGAACACGGCGAGAGCCACGAGCAACACAAACACGACGGCCACGAGGAACATGGTGGCCACGGTGAGCAGGACGGGCACGCCGGGATGCACACCGGCCACGAACAGATGTTCCGCCGGCGGTTCTTCGTCTCGACGGCGCTGTCTTTTCCGGTACTCCTGTATAGTCCGTTCATTCAGGGCGCGCTCGGATTCTCCGCGCCGGCGTTCCCAGGGAGCGCTTGGGTAACACCCGTCTTCGCGGTGATCGTCTTCGCCTACGGTGGGATTCCGTTCCTGCAGATGGCCAGTCCCGAACTGAAAGACCGGTCGCCGGGGATGATGACGCTCATCTCAATGGCGATCACTGTGGCGTTCGTCTATTCTGTCGCGAGCCTGTTCCTGCCGGGTACGACACCCTTTTTCTGGGAACTGGTCACGCTGATCGACATCATGCTGCTCGGTCACTGGATAGAGATGCGGTCGGTCCGAGCGGCCTCTGGTGCGCTGGACGAACTGGCGAAGCTCATGCCCGACACGGCCGAGCGCGTTACCGAGAGCGGCGACACCGAGGAGGTGCCCGTCTCTGAACTCGAAGAGGGAGATGTCCTGCTCGTTCGTCCTGGGGCGAGCGTCCCCGCCGATGGCGAAGTCGTCGAGGGGAACTCTTCAGTCGACGAGTCGATGATTACGGGCGAGTCGCTCCCAGTCGATAAGGAGCCGGGCGTAGAGGTCGTCGCTGGCACCGTCAACCAGGACGGTAGTCTGCGAGTCCGTGTGACGAAGACCGGCGACGAGACGGCGCTCGCTGGCATCATGCGGCTCGTCGAGGACGCCCAGCAGTCGAAGTCGAAGACACAGCTGCTTGCCGACCGGGCGTCAGGCTGGCTGTTCTACGGCGCCCTCGGTGTCGCGACCATCACAGCCATCGCGTGGGTCCTCGCGGTGGGGCTGAACATCGCCGTCCTTGAACGCGTTGTGACCGTCCTCGTCATCGCCTGTCCTCACGCACTCGGCCTTGCCGTCCCGCTCGTTGTCGCCATCAACACGTCGACGGCCGCCCAAAATGGGATCCTCATCCGCGACCGTATCGCCATGGAGGAAGCCCGGAATCTAGATACGGTGATGTTCGACAAGACCGGGACACTCACCAAAGGGGAACAGGGTGTCGTTAGCGTCGAGACGGCGGACGGCTGGTCCGAGGAGGAAGCGTTCGAGGTGGCCGCTGGCGTCGAAGGTGACTCCGAACACATGATTGCCCGCGCGATTCGGACTGCCGCCAAGGAACGCGGCGTTCAGCGGGCGAGCGTCTCGAACTTCCAGAACCTTCGTGGGCTCGGGGTCAAAGCTACAGCTGGCGGCGAGACAGTCCACCTTGGCGGTCCGAATCTCCTCGAAAAGCTCGGCATCGAACTCCAGGCAGAGATTACGTCGTTCGCCGAGGAAGCCGGCTCGAACGCCCAGACGGTCATCTATCTCGTGCAGGACGAGTCCAACGTCGTCGCGGCGTTCGCGCTGGCGGACGTCATCCGCGAGGAGAGCAGACAGACCATCGACGCCCTCCACGCGATGGACATCGAGGTGGCGATGTTGACCGGTGACTCCGAAGACGTCGCGAGGGCCGTCTCCGAAGAACTGGGTATCGACCAGTACTTCGCCGAAGTGCTCCCCGAGGAGAAGGACACGAAAGTCGAACAGCTCCAGTCCGAGGGGAAACTGGTCGCGATGGTCGGCGACGGCGTCAACGACGCGCCAGCGCTGACGAGAGCAGACGTCGGGATTGCGATTGGCTCGGGTACCGACGTGGCAATCGAGTCGGGCGACATCATCCTCGTTGAGAACAACCCCAGTGACGTGGTTCGACTCATCAAGCTCTCGAAGGCGAGCTACCGGAAGATGCAGGAGAACCTCGTCTGGGCGACCGGATACAACGTGTTCGCACTTCCCCTCGCGGCTGGCGTCCTCGCACCGATTGGGATTCTTCTCTCGCCGGCCATCGGCGCGGTGTTCATGTCGCTGTCGACGGTCATCGTTGCTATCAACGCCCGCAGACTCCGTGGGGTCGACCTCTCGTGA
- a CDS encoding IS6 family transposase: protein MPENASLSGSLDQIDLDFVEREATPRLLMKLSIQLHLSGLSLSNTVSILEVFGVQRARSTVHNWVHKADLQPEDGRSPDHVAVDETVIQLNDEQYWLYAAVDPETNKLLHTKLRPTTTKVLAHSFLAELSEKHDVDEAVFLVDGSHSLQDACHRHGFDFRYAKHGNRNAVERVFREVKRRTICFSNCFSNAEAETVDDWLQSFSFAWNQLI, encoded by the coding sequence ATGCCCGAAAACGCTAGCCTCAGCGGAAGTCTCGACCAAATCGACTTAGATTTTGTGGAGCGAGAAGCGACACCGCGACTGCTGATGAAGCTGAGTATTCAGCTGCATCTGTCTGGACTATCACTTTCGAATACTGTTTCTATTCTTGAGGTATTCGGTGTCCAACGCGCTCGTTCAACTGTACATAATTGGGTTCACAAGGCAGATTTACAGCCTGAAGATGGACGGTCACCGGATCACGTTGCGGTCGACGAGACCGTGATCCAACTCAATGACGAGCAGTATTGGCTGTATGCCGCTGTTGATCCAGAAACGAACAAATTGCTCCATACAAAGCTGAGACCGACCACCACGAAGGTTCTCGCTCATTCGTTTCTAGCCGAACTCAGCGAGAAACACGACGTTGACGAAGCTGTGTTTCTTGTTGATGGGTCGCACTCATTACAAGATGCGTGTCATCGACATGGATTCGATTTCAGATATGCAAAACATGGAAATCGGAATGCTGTCGAACGTGTCTTTAGAGAAGTAAAACGTCGAACTATCTGTTTCTCAAACTGTTTCAGCAACGCCGAAGCAGAAACCGTCGACGATTGGCTCCAGTCGTTCAGCTTCGCATGGAATCAGCTTATCTGA
- a CDS encoding permease, protein MQGAIVDGTFESLRIGFGFLWTAAWAIIMGLIITSLVQVYVSKERMARVLGEETIVGVTKATLFGAASSGCSFGAIAIGKGLFKKGAHVVNVLAFMFASTNLIVELGLMILILLGWEFLVAELLGGVILIGVMAVLVHLTLPENLFDEVRQELNDRDHDHGITEDPTCGMEGKDEFSLVTDGGETLKFCSEGCMETYEQEAASSGGWREELLSWGGWYKVGNQYRKEWSMIWKDVVAGFLISGFVIVFVPQSVWNKLFLQGEGVLVSAENAIMGVAIAVISFVGSMGNVPFAVALWGGGISFAGVIAFVYADLITIPVLNVYRKYYGWKVMLYILGVFFVTMAFTGFLMEELFNALGIVPDLAGGETATEQTYFELNYTFYLNVIAFALSGFLLYVYRRGLGAPGQYRDPVCGMRTDDSGPSLSHDGETYYFCSERCKQSFEEHPTDFSDKHPHVSEGGGAGSHDH, encoded by the coding sequence ATGCAAGGTGCCATCGTCGATGGAACCTTCGAATCCTTACGGATCGGGTTCGGCTTCCTTTGGACAGCGGCCTGGGCCATTATCATGGGGCTCATTATCACGAGTCTCGTACAGGTCTACGTCTCGAAAGAACGTATGGCAAGAGTACTGGGCGAGGAAACTATAGTTGGTGTCACGAAAGCGACGTTGTTTGGCGCTGCAAGTAGCGGGTGTAGCTTCGGTGCGATTGCTATTGGGAAGGGACTGTTCAAGAAGGGGGCACACGTGGTGAACGTTCTCGCCTTCATGTTCGCCTCAACGAACCTTATCGTCGAACTGGGGTTGATGATTCTCATCCTGCTTGGGTGGGAGTTCCTGGTTGCAGAGCTGCTGGGTGGCGTCATCCTCATCGGGGTGATGGCAGTCCTTGTCCATCTAACGCTACCGGAGAATCTCTTCGACGAAGTCAGACAGGAGCTCAACGACCGTGACCACGACCACGGGATTACCGAGGACCCAACCTGTGGGATGGAGGGTAAAGACGAGTTCTCACTGGTGACCGATGGCGGCGAGACGTTGAAGTTCTGCTCGGAAGGTTGTATGGAGACCTACGAGCAGGAAGCCGCCAGCAGCGGGGGCTGGCGCGAAGAACTCCTGTCGTGGGGCGGTTGGTACAAGGTCGGCAATCAGTACCGCAAGGAGTGGTCGATGATATGGAAAGATGTCGTCGCAGGCTTCCTAATCTCGGGATTCGTCATCGTATTCGTCCCACAATCAGTGTGGAACAAGCTGTTCCTCCAGGGCGAGGGTGTCCTCGTAAGCGCCGAGAACGCTATTATGGGCGTCGCTATCGCCGTCATCAGCTTCGTCGGGAGCATGGGCAACGTGCCATTTGCCGTTGCCCTCTGGGGCGGGGGTATCAGCTTCGCCGGCGTCATCGCTTTCGTCTACGCCGACCTCATCACGATTCCTGTACTGAACGTCTACCGGAAGTACTACGGCTGGAAGGTGATGCTGTACATCCTCGGCGTGTTCTTCGTGACGATGGCGTTCACGGGCTTTCTCATGGAGGAACTGTTCAACGCGCTCGGTATCGTCCCAGACCTCGCGGGCGGAGAGACCGCGACCGAGCAGACGTATTTCGAACTTAACTACACGTTCTACCTCAACGTCATCGCGTTTGCCCTCTCAGGATTCCTACTCTACGTCTACCGTCGAGGGCTTGGGGCGCCCGGTCAGTACCGCGACCCCGTCTGTGGGATGCGGACTGACGACAGCGGGCCGAGTCTCTCCCACGACGGTGAGACGTACTACTTCTGTTCGGAACGCTGCAAGCAGTCCTTCGAGGAACATCCGACTGATTTCTCAGACAAACACCCACACGTTTCTGAAGGAGGTGGGGCCGGCAGCCATGACCACTAA
- a CDS encoding transcriptional regulator, giving the protein MPTLKVTVGERDRLDQRTRSRIKAAQEGQDLEDVQPVLNFDSYTELSRLLSPKNLELLESISDHGPESIREAAELVDRDYKQVHRNLTELESIGVIEFEGGGSGQAKKPLLTYDGLEIDIPFAGSSDNIGAAAP; this is encoded by the coding sequence ATGCCAACGCTCAAAGTCACAGTCGGTGAACGCGACCGTCTCGATCAGCGTACCCGCAGTCGTATCAAAGCTGCACAGGAGGGTCAGGATCTTGAAGACGTCCAACCGGTATTGAACTTCGACTCGTACACCGAACTCAGTCGGCTCCTCAGCCCAAAGAATCTGGAACTGTTAGAGTCGATCTCGGATCACGGTCCTGAAAGTATTCGCGAGGCCGCTGAACTCGTCGACCGGGACTACAAACAAGTTCATCGGAATCTCACTGAACTCGAGTCGATCGGTGTTATCGAATTCGAGGGAGGTGGTTCCGGGCAGGCAAAGAAACCGCTATTGACCTACGATGGGCTTGAAATCGATATCCCGTTCGCTGGATCAAGTGATAATATTGGTGCTGCTGCGCCCTGA
- a CDS encoding heavy metal translocating P-type ATPase: protein MSERTTHIDIQGMSCANCSQTISDAVESLNGVRTANINFATDEGSVEYDPEEVTLGRIYDAIEDAGYSPVSDSATIGITDMSCANCSETVQDALERTPGVIEADVNYATDEAQVRYNPAEAGHGDFYDAIEDAGYAPVREDGASEDESGGDAREAARQEEIRRQFRLTLFGAALSAPMLFFLAEKFLLGGGVLPETVLGVEFGWVEFLLATPVQLVLGWPFYKNSYKALVKNGRANMDVLIALGSTTAYVYSVAVLLGAIAGGMYFDTAALILVFITLGNYLEARSKGQAGEALRKLLEMEADTATILDEDGNEEEIPLEDVEVGDGMKVRPGEQIPTDGVVVDGQSAVDESMVTGESVPVEKGEGDEVVGSTINENGVLVIEATKVGKDTALQQIVQTVKEAQSRQPDIQNLADRISAYFVPAVIANAVLWGAVWFLFPQALAGFVDWLPLWDLVAGGPVAAGGVSVFEFAVVVFASAVLIACPCALGLATPAATMVGTTIGAQNGVLFKGGDILERAKDVDTVVFDKTGTLTKGAMELTDVVVFDNGQPVTDGSGAAADGGQLTARDRLGEDDVLRLAATAESGSEHPLARAIVEGAKDRALDVSDPEDFENVPGHGIRATVDGSEVLVGNRKLLRDNDIDPSPAQETMERLEKEGKTAMLVAYEGKLAGVVADADTIKESAKDAVSQLRERGADVMMITGDNERTARAVAQQVGIDPDNVRAEVLPEDKSDAVETIQDDGRKAMMVGDGVNDAPALAVAYVGTAIGSGTDVAIEAADVTLMRDDPVDVVKAIRISDATLMKIKQNLVWALGYNTAMIPLASLGLLQPVLAAGAMAFSSVSVLSNSLLFRRYTPDHDYELLGWFR from the coding sequence ATGAGTGAGCGAACGACCCACATCGATATTCAGGGGATGAGTTGCGCGAACTGCTCGCAAACCATCTCCGACGCAGTCGAGTCGCTAAACGGCGTACGGACGGCGAACATCAACTTCGCTACCGACGAAGGGAGTGTCGAGTACGATCCCGAGGAAGTCACACTCGGGCGGATATACGACGCCATCGAGGACGCGGGCTACTCGCCCGTGTCTGACTCGGCGACAATCGGCATCACCGACATGTCGTGTGCGAACTGCTCGGAGACGGTGCAAGACGCACTCGAACGGACGCCGGGTGTCATCGAAGCCGATGTCAACTACGCGACCGACGAGGCACAGGTCCGGTACAACCCAGCAGAAGCGGGCCACGGGGACTTCTACGACGCTATCGAGGACGCCGGCTACGCACCCGTCCGGGAAGACGGGGCCAGCGAGGACGAGTCGGGCGGCGACGCGCGGGAGGCCGCCCGACAGGAAGAGATTCGGCGGCAGTTCAGGCTGACCCTGTTCGGTGCAGCGCTGTCGGCGCCCATGCTGTTTTTCCTCGCCGAGAAGTTCCTGCTGGGCGGTGGCGTCCTACCGGAGACGGTTCTCGGTGTCGAGTTCGGCTGGGTGGAGTTCCTGCTGGCGACGCCCGTCCAGCTTGTGCTGGGTTGGCCCTTCTACAAGAACTCCTACAAGGCCTTGGTCAAGAACGGGCGCGCCAATATGGACGTGCTCATCGCCTTGGGTTCGACCACGGCATACGTCTACTCCGTTGCTGTCCTACTCGGTGCCATCGCCGGTGGGATGTACTTCGACACGGCAGCGCTTATCCTCGTGTTCATCACGCTCGGGAACTACCTCGAAGCCCGCTCGAAGGGCCAGGCCGGCGAGGCGCTACGTAAGCTGCTGGAGATGGAGGCTGACACGGCTACCATCCTCGACGAGGACGGGAATGAGGAGGAGATTCCGCTCGAAGATGTCGAGGTCGGTGACGGGATGAAGGTTCGCCCCGGCGAGCAGATTCCCACTGATGGGGTCGTCGTTGACGGACAGAGCGCGGTCGACGAATCGATGGTTACGGGCGAGTCCGTTCCCGTCGAGAAGGGCGAAGGCGACGAGGTTGTCGGCTCGACGATCAACGAGAACGGCGTCCTCGTTATCGAGGCGACAAAGGTCGGAAAAGACACTGCCCTCCAGCAGATCGTCCAGACGGTCAAGGAGGCCCAGTCCCGCCAGCCCGATATACAGAACCTCGCTGACCGAATCTCGGCGTACTTCGTGCCGGCGGTCATCGCCAACGCTGTGCTCTGGGGGGCCGTCTGGTTCCTGTTCCCCCAGGCGCTGGCCGGCTTCGTCGACTGGCTCCCGCTGTGGGATCTCGTCGCTGGCGGCCCCGTCGCCGCAGGCGGCGTCTCAGTGTTCGAGTTTGCCGTCGTCGTGTTCGCCTCCGCGGTGCTCATCGCCTGTCCTTGCGCGTTGGGGCTGGCGACGCCCGCCGCCACAATGGTCGGGACGACTATCGGCGCTCAGAACGGTGTCCTGTTCAAGGGCGGCGACATTCTCGAACGCGCGAAGGACGTCGACACGGTCGTGTTCGACAAGACCGGGACACTCACGAAAGGTGCAATGGAGCTGACCGACGTCGTCGTCTTCGACAACGGCCAGCCAGTCACCGACGGTAGTGGCGCTGCAGCCGACGGTGGGCAACTGACGGCGCGTGACCGTCTCGGCGAGGACGACGTACTCCGACTCGCGGCGACCGCCGAGAGTGGCAGCGAACACCCGCTGGCCCGTGCTATTGTCGAGGGCGCAAAAGACCGCGCCCTCGATGTCTCCGACCCCGAGGACTTTGAGAACGTCCCCGGTCACGGAATTCGAGCGACAGTCGACGGCAGTGAAGTGCTGGTCGGCAACCGGAAACTGCTGCGGGACAACGATATTGACCCCTCGCCCGCCCAGGAGACGATGGAACGGCTGGAAAAGGAGGGAAAGACGGCGATGCTCGTCGCGTACGAGGGTAAACTCGCAGGTGTCGTCGCTGACGCCGACACCATCAAGGAGAGCGCGAAAGACGCAGTGAGTCAGCTCCGGGAGCGTGGTGCCGACGTAATGATGATCACCGGCGACAACGAGCGTACTGCTCGGGCGGTCGCCCAGCAGGTCGGCATCGACCCGGACAACGTCCGCGCTGAGGTCCTGCCCGAAGACAAGTCCGATGCCGTCGAGACGATTCAAGACGATGGGCGCAAGGCGATGATGGTTGGTGACGGCGTCAACGATGCCCCGGCACTCGCGGTTGCCTACGTTGGCACGGCTATCGGTAGCGGGACGGACGTCGCCATCGAAGCCGCGGATGTCACGCTGATGCGCGACGATCCGGTGGATGTCGTGAAAGCGATCCGCATCTCGGACGCGACGCTCATGAAGATCAAGCAGAACCTCGTGTGGGCGCTGGGCTACAACACGGCGATGATTCCACTGGCCTCGCTCGGCCTGCTACAGCCCGTCCTCGCCGCCGGCGCAATGGCCTTCTCTAGCGTGTCGGTGCTGTCGAACAGCCTGCTGTTCCGCCGGTACACCCCCGACCACGACTACGAACTGTTGGGCTGGTTCCGATAG
- a CDS encoding winged helix-turn-helix transcriptional regulator encodes MRELDETDLEILQLLLANARRPYSDIADVVGLSAPAVSDRVERLQEMGVIRRFTLDVDRSQLRKGIPVLLTLDIAPSGPSVESVKGTLLQSGVVEHVFVTAEADVVVFARVPDNDIASWLADHVEDDAVADFDVELLAGADWSPDLGGTEFALTCAQCGNTVDSEGTATRIDGSLYQFCCPSCESRFEEKYEQLREDAD; translated from the coding sequence ATGCGCGAACTCGATGAGACCGACCTCGAAATCTTGCAACTCCTGCTGGCCAACGCCCGGCGACCGTACAGTGACATTGCAGACGTGGTCGGGCTGTCGGCACCAGCGGTATCGGATAGAGTCGAACGATTACAGGAGATGGGCGTTATCCGGCGGTTCACGCTTGATGTGGACCGCTCGCAACTTCGGAAGGGCATCCCGGTGTTGCTGACACTCGATATCGCTCCGTCGGGGCCGTCGGTCGAGTCTGTCAAAGGAACGCTCCTGCAATCGGGCGTCGTCGAGCATGTGTTTGTCACGGCTGAAGCGGACGTAGTCGTCTTCGCTAGAGTCCCTGACAACGACATCGCGAGTTGGCTCGCAGACCACGTCGAGGACGATGCTGTCGCGGACTTCGATGTGGAACTTCTCGCGGGTGCGGACTGGTCACCGGACCTCGGTGGAACGGAGTTCGCTCTCACCTGTGCCCAGTGTGGCAATACGGTCGACAGCGAGGGAACGGCGACCCGAATCGACGGGTCGCTGTATCAGTTCTGTTGCCCCTCCTGTGAGAGTCGCTTCGAGGAGAAATATGAACAGCTCCGAGAGGATGCAGATTGA
- a CDS encoding recombinase family protein, whose protein sequence is MPVIGIYARVSTTDQDPHRQLSELREFAQDTYDEPEIHTYADIISGTDTERGEEYQRLRTDIEDGNLDIVIVHELSRLSRLGAGEIHEFLEFCLSQETGIRDMEVGLEISLDDDLVDRAVSQLIAGVMGDLARIEHKQKLRRIQSGIDAAKEAGRWTGRPPAGFDVEDGYLQVNTDEFLTVRRALERVGQGYTYAEAADGTPVAESTLRALYDDRRDLYFYAEAEDERLKAAAQELEPLEEPNIPAGTSLPEQEIRTIVRDEIHRHQQ, encoded by the coding sequence ATGCCTGTGATTGGGATCTACGCCCGTGTCTCGACAACAGACCAAGACCCACACCGTCAACTCAGCGAACTTCGAGAGTTTGCCCAGGACACGTACGACGAGCCGGAGATTCACACCTACGCGGACATTATCAGTGGAACCGATACCGAGCGCGGTGAAGAGTACCAGCGGCTCCGGACAGATATTGAAGACGGTAATCTGGACATCGTCATCGTCCACGAACTCTCTCGCCTCTCCCGACTTGGCGCCGGCGAAATCCACGAATTTCTCGAATTCTGTCTCAGTCAAGAAACCGGAATTCGGGATATGGAAGTCGGACTCGAAATCAGTCTCGACGATGATCTCGTCGACAGAGCAGTAAGCCAACTCATTGCCGGGGTCATGGGCGACCTCGCTCGTATCGAGCACAAACAGAAGCTTCGCCGGATTCAGTCCGGCATCGATGCAGCCAAAGAGGCCGGCCGATGGACTGGACGGCCTCCAGCCGGGTTCGACGTCGAAGACGGCTACCTCCAGGTCAATACCGACGAATTCCTGACTGTTCGACGGGCACTCGAAAGGGTCGGGCAAGGATACACGTACGCTGAGGCAGCTGATGGAACGCCCGTTGCCGAGTCAACGTTGCGGGCCCTGTATGATGATCGTCGTGACCTCTATTTCTACGCCGAAGCTGAAGACGAGCGGCTCAAAGCTGCCGCCCAAGAACTCGAGCCACTCGAGGAACCGAATATCCCAGCTGGTACGAGTCTTCCTGAGCAGGAAATCCGGACTATCGTTCGCGATGAGATTCACCGTCATCAGCAGTAG
- a CDS encoding methyltransferase domain-containing protein, which yields MDAFRQWAFDRRDHAHSQRVYDWWSRHDRVYAGFVTAFLLGRTGEFRDRTVAALSLERGDTVLDVGCGPGPNFERLAGAVGPTGTIVGVDASPGMVKRARERGEELDCETEVLRADAGRLPVANERFDGVCATLSLSAMGDVGTVVEEISDVLRPGGRIAVLDAQSFQTAPLRWLNPLIEGVSAYMTNWYPDAPIIKSVEETFTSISIETFHGETVYVVTAVEGR from the coding sequence ATGGATGCGTTTCGCCAATGGGCTTTCGACCGTCGCGACCACGCACATAGCCAGCGCGTCTACGACTGGTGGAGCCGACACGACCGTGTGTACGCCGGCTTCGTCACAGCCTTTCTATTGGGTCGGACAGGTGAATTTCGGGACCGGACGGTGGCCGCCCTCTCGCTGGAGCGAGGTGATACCGTCCTCGATGTCGGCTGTGGGCCAGGGCCCAACTTCGAGCGCCTTGCTGGCGCTGTCGGTCCGACTGGCACTATCGTCGGCGTCGACGCGAGCCCCGGCATGGTCAAGCGGGCGAGAGAACGCGGCGAGGAACTCGACTGTGAAACTGAAGTGCTTCGAGCCGACGCCGGACGATTACCAGTAGCGAACGAACGCTTCGACGGGGTGTGTGCGACACTTTCTCTGAGTGCAATGGGCGATGTTGGGACAGTCGTAGAAGAGATATCTGACGTTCTGCGGCCCGGTGGACGAATCGCGGTGCTCGACGCGCAATCCTTCCAGACTGCACCGCTTCGCTGGCTCAATCCGCTCATCGAAGGCGTCTCAGCTTACATGACCAACTGGTATCCCGACGCCCCCATCATCAAATCGGTCGAAGAGACGTTCACATCGATTTCCATAGAGACATTTCACGGTGAGACGGTCTATGTCGTAACTGCGGTTGAGGGAAGGTGA